In Pseudodesulfovibrio hydrargyri, a single window of DNA contains:
- a CDS encoding Coenzyme F420 hydrogenase/dehydrogenase, beta subunit C-terminal domain → MATTAMIRIDGGNPIAAVQEFLRGLMESEDIGGVLVPMHLFGKGMPMPTLVTDPAQLSGADPLAPAFPMNSAKLLARLTRGQAGERIAAVMRPCEIRAFVELVKLNQGSIDDVILVGLDCMGAFDNVGYKAFRGDRDPFESTLDFHKRVGDGGAEIAPACMACEHPAPENADIVLGLAGADLSGHIPVMAASPRGESLLLGLGLSEAEAGGRAEALKAMVQVRTASRDAMFERTRAATGTLTDLSEYLSSCVNCYNCRVACPVCYCKECVFNTDVFEHKPWQYMGWAKRKGALKMPTDTVFYHLTRMAHMSMACVGCGQCSNACPNDIPVMELFRTVAARTQESFDYVPGRSLDEPPPLSVFKEDEFQDAVSHMA, encoded by the coding sequence ATGGCTACCACGGCAATGATTCGGATCGACGGGGGCAACCCGATCGCGGCGGTGCAGGAGTTTTTGCGCGGGTTGATGGAAAGCGAGGATATCGGCGGCGTGCTGGTGCCCATGCACCTGTTCGGCAAGGGCATGCCCATGCCGACCCTGGTGACCGACCCGGCCCAGCTCTCCGGGGCGGACCCGCTGGCCCCGGCCTTTCCCATGAACAGCGCCAAGCTCCTGGCCCGGCTGACCCGGGGCCAGGCGGGCGAGCGCATCGCGGCGGTCATGCGGCCGTGCGAGATCCGCGCCTTTGTCGAGTTGGTCAAGCTCAACCAGGGGAGCATCGACGACGTCATCCTGGTCGGCCTGGACTGCATGGGGGCCTTTGACAACGTCGGCTACAAGGCGTTTCGCGGCGACCGCGACCCGTTCGAGTCCACCCTGGACTTCCACAAGCGGGTCGGCGACGGCGGGGCCGAGATCGCCCCGGCCTGCATGGCCTGCGAGCACCCGGCCCCGGAGAACGCGGACATCGTTCTCGGCCTGGCCGGGGCCGACCTGTCCGGGCACATCCCGGTCATGGCCGCCAGCCCGCGCGGCGAATCCCTGCTCCTCGGCCTGGGGCTGTCCGAGGCCGAGGCGGGCGGCCGCGCCGAGGCGTTGAAGGCCATGGTCCAGGTGCGCACGGCCAGCCGGGACGCGATGTTCGAACGCACCCGGGCGGCCACCGGCACCCTGACCGACCTGTCCGAGTATCTCTCGTCCTGCGTCAACTGCTACAACTGCCGGGTGGCCTGCCCGGTTTGCTACTGCAAGGAGTGCGTCTTCAACACCGACGTGTTCGAGCACAAGCCGTGGCAGTACATGGGCTGGGCCAAGCGCAAGGGGGCGCTCAAGATGCCCACGGACACGGTCTTCTACCACCTGACGCGCATGGCCCACATGTCCATGGCCTGCGTGGGCTGCGGCCAGTGCTCAAACGCCTGCCCCAACGACATCCCGGTCATGGAGCTGTTCCGCACCGTGGCCGCGCGCACCCAGGAGAGTTTCGACTACGTGCCGGGCCGCAGCCTGGACGAACCGCCGCCGTTGTCGGTCTTCAAGGAAGACGAGTTCCAGGACGCGGTTTCGCACATGGCCTGA
- a CDS encoding universal stress protein — protein sequence MFKDIIVGVTPTGIDACAVRAAAEFAAKFESKLYLVHVAGMEQGWGSIEHLAPSGETDQLGGKLREMYDEYLGNVPGAQIVVVPGIPHNELLRLARSKNTDLIVMGPHTQEYEERRSKMWGMAGSTLERVSQRARCPVMIVHKDVACKEPLFTNIVVATDFSDQAECAVAYGGQMARQYKANLVVMHVSEPGGEGRGECLSRLEGVYGKRLDGIPECSFRAEMGEPAMEILRTARQGDADLLIMAHHSKERDPEKAFLGSTVTQVALNAPCPTMSVNRHFDLRCGLMYDQGGQVVQAEALA from the coding sequence ATGTTTAAGGACATCATCGTGGGCGTCACGCCCACCGGCATCGATGCCTGCGCGGTCAGGGCGGCGGCCGAGTTCGCCGCCAAGTTCGAGTCCAAGCTCTACCTGGTCCACGTGGCCGGCATGGAGCAGGGCTGGGGCTCCATCGAGCACCTCGCGCCCTCGGGCGAGACCGACCAGCTCGGCGGCAAGCTGCGCGAAATGTACGACGAATACCTGGGCAACGTGCCGGGCGCGCAGATCGTGGTCGTGCCGGGCATCCCGCACAACGAACTGCTGCGCCTGGCCCGGTCCAAGAACACGGACCTCATCGTCATGGGCCCGCACACCCAGGAATACGAGGAGCGGCGCTCCAAGATGTGGGGCATGGCCGGCAGCACGCTCGAGCGCGTCAGCCAGCGCGCCCGCTGCCCGGTCATGATCGTGCACAAGGACGTGGCCTGCAAGGAGCCGCTGTTCACCAACATCGTGGTGGCCACGGACTTCTCGGACCAGGCTGAATGCGCCGTGGCCTACGGCGGCCAGATGGCCCGACAGTACAAGGCCAACCTGGTGGTCATGCACGTCAGCGAACCCGGCGGCGAGGGGCGCGGCGAGTGTCTGTCCCGGCTGGAGGGCGTGTACGGCAAGCGGCTGGACGGCATCCCCGAATGCTCGTTCAGGGCCGAGATGGGCGAACCGGCCATGGAGATCCTGCGCACGGCCCGCCAGGGCGACGCGGACCTGCTGATCATGGCCCACCATTCCAAGGAGCGCGACCCGGAAAAGGCGTTCCTGGGCTCCACCGTGACCCAGGTGGCCCTGAACGCGCCGTGTCCGACCATGAGCGTCAACCGGCACTTCGACCTGCGCTGCGGCCTGATGTACGACCAGGGCGGCCAGGTGGTCCAGGCCGAGGCCCTGGCCTGA
- a CDS encoding (Fe-S)-binding protein yields the protein MTVMPKPLDAEVREFLNRFDFSGCLACGTCSNGCPVTATPGMEEWDIRKVMRMLAYGMVDEVVDSDFPWLCTGCGRCAYSCPANIDIPAVMAHMKSLRDRDKVPGSLHKGMQNNVDTGNNLAISREEYLEGMADLGSELAEECPGFYVPVDKQDAKILFFPNSKEVYGDFEDQFWWWKVFYAAREDWTVPSQGWEAVDWALFTGNYAANKFLAKRKIDYMHQYNIERMIMPDCGGGSYGCRKGMEACVLEDPNNEVGFTYLYDYLVGIIREGRIKLDKSVNAGRRFTWHDSCKHGRELQRHFGKGFYEEPRWIVRQCVDDFVDMTPNRGLNYCCGAGGGMWPAPFDDQSAWHGRHKFEQIKRTGADVVVVGCSNCRDQIMKRLPKYYTDYKYEVKYIWQLVAETLVLEPWEAELVDKATVLAEAQWKAFGVDLSAGEY from the coding sequence ATGACGGTTATGCCCAAGCCCTTGGACGCGGAAGTCAGGGAGTTCCTGAACAGATTCGATTTCAGCGGGTGCCTGGCCTGCGGCACCTGCTCCAACGGCTGCCCGGTGACCGCCACCCCGGGCATGGAGGAGTGGGACATCCGCAAGGTCATGCGCATGCTCGCCTACGGCATGGTCGACGAGGTGGTCGATTCCGACTTCCCGTGGCTGTGCACCGGCTGCGGGCGGTGCGCCTATTCCTGTCCCGCGAACATCGACATCCCGGCGGTCATGGCCCACATGAAGAGCCTGCGCGACCGGGACAAGGTCCCGGGCTCCCTGCACAAGGGCATGCAGAACAACGTGGACACGGGCAACAACCTGGCCATCAGCCGCGAGGAATACCTGGAAGGCATGGCCGACCTGGGGAGCGAATTGGCCGAGGAGTGCCCGGGCTTCTACGTGCCCGTGGACAAGCAGGACGCGAAAATCCTCTTCTTCCCCAACTCCAAGGAGGTCTACGGCGACTTCGAGGACCAGTTCTGGTGGTGGAAGGTCTTCTACGCGGCCCGCGAGGACTGGACCGTGCCGTCGCAGGGGTGGGAGGCCGTGGACTGGGCCCTGTTCACCGGCAACTACGCGGCCAACAAGTTCCTGGCCAAGCGCAAGATCGACTACATGCACCAATACAACATCGAGCGCATGATCATGCCCGACTGCGGCGGCGGGTCCTACGGCTGCCGCAAGGGTATGGAGGCCTGCGTGCTCGAGGACCCGAACAACGAGGTCGGCTTCACCTATCTCTACGACTACCTGGTCGGGATCATCCGCGAGGGGCGCATCAAGCTCGACAAGTCGGTCAACGCGGGCAGGCGGTTCACCTGGCACGACTCCTGTAAGCACGGCCGGGAACTGCAGCGCCACTTCGGCAAGGGGTTCTACGAGGAGCCGCGCTGGATCGTCCGCCAGTGCGTGGACGACTTCGTGGACATGACCCCCAACCGGGGGCTGAACTACTGCTGCGGCGCGGGCGGCGGCATGTGGCCCGCCCCGTTCGACGACCAGTCCGCCTGGCACGGGCGGCACAAGTTCGAGCAGATCAAGCGGACCGGGGCCGACGTGGTCGTGGTCGGCTGCTCCAACTGCCGCGACCAGATCATGAAGCGGCTGCCCAAGTACTACACGGACTACAAGTACGAGGTGAAGTACATCTGGCAGCTGGTGGCCGAAACCCTGGTCCTGGAGCCGTGGGAGGCGGAGCTGGTCGACAAGGCCACCGTCCTGGCCGAGGCCCAGTGGAAGGCGTTCGGCGTGGACCTGTCGGCCGGGGAATACTGA
- a CDS encoding 4Fe-4S binding protein, whose translation MRKQYGALVVGAGIGGIRAALDLAVTGHKVALIDRRPSHGGILSQLDHQFPSDHCGMCRMLPLMSRDSSSQFCLRKGLFHDNIDIMLSTEVETMEGEPGKFLVSLKRKSTLIDPAKCISCGKCAEVCPVRVPSEFNAGLTERTAVHLPVPHAIPNHYVLDLDNCIRCWKCFEACPTGAIDFKFEERKEFHILVADRDPEVKAMMEKELREQNFPLHFTESGREAVDMLATDEPVGLLLVGMGLDDMDAERVLTRARELRPDLPVVVLADAEAVEQAGNLVMQGAREYLVKPLAGKAFVPWLDKLYVRILSDRTDKLEVGAVVLAGGFDCYSPDMDPEGGADIWNYRHPGVLTAVEFERLLSGTGPTGGELRRPDGEKAGRIAWIQCVGSRDAHKNADFCSGVCCMFSIKEALLAKRATGGEAETSIFYMDMRTSGKEYQRYRANAEKEYGVRFVRSRPHSIQPTDDGRGLRLEYLTDAGELVAEEYDMVVLAAGARPPRGMDKFALTMGVDLNEWGFVDTLPYRPERTSRVGVFAAGACGEPRDISESVIHAGAAAQAASRIIKAYDVLAGIEAEPEPEYPDVSRDPARTLVTICTSCPTLEQAVDLDALADRMQRVHSVCKVMRVGSACTPQGWKDIEAAAMEYKPNRVLIGACMPYAYIPRLKELGRTIGLNPALMDVVDIYTATVGGDGNGNGRTAREIYSSLATAVARLQGADPSGQAVTVDVVRSALVVGGGLAGMVAAMSIADQGYGVCLVEAEESLGGTAMRLHTQLDGTDPRAYMEELIAQVEKHPNIKVFKEARVVLSRGRAGHFRSAIASPMGVFPLEHGVTILATGGHEAKVYESGLCVHKPVMTHLTLEEQLATGQLDAKGLSSVVMIQCWRNPGQDRTYCSKVCCPEMLKNVLALKGRNPDLPVYVFYRDIMTQGFLETYYTQARKAGAIFIRYDDLTSPQVTFEDGKPVVRGFDPILREQIELRPDILSLASGIEPNDVEDLLEVFDVEIDQDGFYREADFKWRPVDFLKQGIYLCGIALGPRRMRETVASAKAAAQRALRILNAEKIPRETVVATVRDSLCSLCQACVGACPYGARSVDMAEERIVVDEILCQGCGACAAVCPNSATVLKGFHDGPMLSVIDAALEEPA comes from the coding sequence ATGAGAAAGCAATACGGCGCATTGGTGGTCGGGGCGGGCATCGGCGGCATCCGCGCGGCCCTGGACCTGGCCGTCACCGGGCACAAGGTGGCGCTCATCGACCGCAGGCCCAGCCACGGCGGCATCCTCAGCCAACTGGACCACCAGTTCCCTTCGGACCACTGCGGCATGTGCCGCATGCTCCCGCTGATGTCGCGCGACTCCTCCAGCCAGTTCTGCCTGCGCAAGGGGCTGTTCCACGACAACATCGACATCATGCTGTCCACCGAGGTGGAGACCATGGAGGGCGAGCCCGGCAAGTTCCTGGTCTCGCTCAAGCGCAAGTCCACGCTTATCGACCCGGCCAAGTGCATCAGCTGCGGCAAGTGCGCCGAGGTCTGCCCGGTGCGCGTGCCCAGCGAGTTCAACGCCGGGCTGACCGAGCGCACGGCGGTCCACCTGCCCGTGCCCCACGCCATCCCCAACCACTACGTGCTCGACCTGGACAACTGCATCCGCTGTTGGAAGTGCTTCGAGGCCTGCCCCACCGGTGCCATCGACTTCAAGTTCGAGGAGCGCAAGGAGTTCCACATCCTGGTGGCCGACCGCGACCCCGAGGTCAAAGCGATGATGGAGAAGGAGCTTAGAGAGCAGAACTTCCCGCTGCACTTCACCGAGTCCGGGCGCGAGGCCGTGGACATGCTCGCCACGGACGAACCGGTCGGGCTGCTCCTGGTGGGCATGGGCCTGGACGACATGGACGCCGAACGGGTCCTGACCCGGGCCAGGGAGCTGCGGCCCGACCTGCCCGTGGTGGTTCTGGCCGATGCGGAGGCCGTGGAGCAGGCCGGGAACCTGGTCATGCAGGGCGCGCGCGAATACCTGGTCAAGCCGCTCGCGGGCAAGGCCTTCGTGCCCTGGCTGGACAAGCTCTACGTGCGCATTCTGTCCGACCGCACGGACAAGCTCGAGGTCGGGGCCGTGGTCCTGGCCGGGGGCTTCGACTGCTACAGCCCGGACATGGACCCCGAGGGCGGGGCGGACATCTGGAACTACCGTCATCCCGGCGTGCTTACCGCCGTGGAGTTCGAGCGGCTGCTCTCGGGCACCGGGCCCACGGGCGGCGAACTGCGGCGGCCCGACGGCGAAAAGGCCGGGCGCATCGCCTGGATTCAGTGCGTGGGCTCGCGCGACGCGCACAAGAACGCCGATTTCTGCTCCGGGGTATGCTGCATGTTCTCCATCAAGGAGGCGCTGTTGGCCAAGCGGGCCACGGGCGGGGAGGCCGAGACCTCCATCTTCTACATGGACATGCGCACCTCGGGCAAGGAGTACCAGCGCTACCGGGCCAACGCGGAGAAGGAATACGGCGTGCGTTTCGTGCGCAGCCGCCCGCACTCCATTCAGCCGACCGACGACGGCCGGGGGCTGAGGCTGGAATACCTGACCGACGCGGGCGAACTGGTCGCCGAGGAATACGACATGGTCGTCCTGGCCGCCGGGGCGCGGCCGCCCAGGGGCATGGACAAGTTCGCCCTGACCATGGGCGTGGACCTGAACGAGTGGGGCTTCGTGGACACCCTGCCGTACCGGCCCGAGCGGACCAGCCGGGTGGGCGTGTTTGCGGCGGGCGCCTGCGGCGAGCCGCGCGACATCTCCGAGTCGGTCATCCACGCCGGGGCCGCGGCCCAGGCCGCGTCCAGGATCATCAAGGCCTACGACGTCCTGGCGGGCATCGAGGCCGAGCCCGAGCCGGAATACCCGGACGTGTCCAGGGACCCGGCGCGGACGCTGGTGACCATCTGCACCTCCTGCCCGACCCTGGAACAGGCCGTGGACCTGGACGCGCTGGCCGATCGCATGCAGAGGGTCCACTCGGTCTGCAAGGTCATGCGCGTGGGCAGCGCCTGCACCCCGCAGGGCTGGAAGGACATCGAGGCGGCGGCCATGGAGTACAAGCCCAACCGCGTGCTCATCGGGGCGTGCATGCCGTACGCCTACATCCCCAGGCTCAAGGAGCTGGGCCGGACCATCGGCCTGAACCCCGCGCTCATGGACGTGGTCGACATCTACACCGCCACCGTGGGCGGCGACGGCAACGGGAACGGGCGCACCGCGCGCGAGATATACTCCTCCCTGGCCACGGCCGTGGCCCGGTTGCAGGGCGCGGACCCGTCCGGCCAGGCCGTGACCGTGGACGTGGTCCGCTCGGCCCTGGTGGTCGGCGGCGGCCTGGCCGGCATGGTCGCGGCCATGTCCATCGCGGACCAGGGGTACGGGGTCTGCCTGGTGGAGGCCGAGGAGTCGCTCGGCGGCACGGCCATGCGGCTGCATACCCAGCTGGACGGCACGGACCCGCGCGCCTACATGGAGGAGCTCATCGCCCAGGTGGAGAAGCACCCGAACATCAAGGTCTTCAAGGAGGCGCGGGTGGTTCTGTCCCGGGGCCGCGCCGGACACTTCCGCTCGGCCATCGCCAGCCCCATGGGGGTCTTCCCCCTGGAGCACGGGGTGACCATCCTGGCCACCGGCGGGCACGAGGCCAAGGTCTACGAGTCCGGGCTGTGCGTGCACAAGCCGGTCATGACCCACCTGACCCTGGAGGAGCAGCTGGCCACCGGCCAGCTCGACGCCAAGGGGTTGTCGTCCGTGGTCATGATCCAGTGCTGGCGAAACCCCGGCCAGGACCGGACCTATTGCAGCAAGGTCTGCTGCCCGGAGATGCTCAAGAACGTGCTCGCCCTCAAGGGGCGCAACCCGGACCTGCCCGTCTACGTCTTCTACCGGGACATCATGACCCAGGGGTTCCTGGAGACCTACTACACCCAAGCGCGCAAGGCCGGGGCGATCTTCATCCGCTACGACGACCTGACCTCGCCCCAGGTGACCTTCGAGGACGGCAAGCCCGTGGTCCGGGGCTTCGACCCCATCCTGCGCGAACAGATCGAGCTGCGGCCGGACATCCTGTCGCTCGCCAGCGGCATCGAGCCCAACGACGTGGAGGACCTGCTCGAGGTCTTCGACGTGGAGATCGACCAGGACGGCTTCTACCGCGAGGCGGACTTCAAGTGGCGGCCTGTGGATTTCCTCAAGCAGGGCATCTACCTGTGCGGCATCGCCCTGGGGCCCCGGCGCATGCGCGAGACCGTGGCCTCGGCCAAGGCGGCGGCCCAGCGGGCCCTGCGCATCCTGAACGCCGAAAAGATTCCTCGAGAGACCGTGGTGGCCACGGTGCGCGACTCCCTGTGCTCCCTGTGCCAGGCCTGCGTCGGCGCCTGCCCTTACGGGGCCAGGAGCGTGGACATGGCCGAGGAACGGATCGTGGTGGACGAGATCCTCTGCCAGGGGTGCGGGGCGTGCGCCGCGGTCTGTCCCAACAGCGCCACCGTGCTCAAGGGGTTCCACGACGGGCCGATGCTGTCGGTCATCGACGCGGCCCTGGAGGAACCGGCCTAG
- a CDS encoding 4Fe-4S dicluster domain-containing protein yields MNQAVRETWSPALEADRMVLKELREAVGACMQCGTCTASCPNRHAMDITPRAMWRMIQFGMLDEILASRTFWMCSACYMCTLRCPRGLKLTSAMAALKRLAGIEGGRSARKNQAFYAAFMDDVEAHGRVQETSMMQRYFLKARDPMLPLSYVPLGVRMLGKGKVRMPGRGRGGVLRPLFAKAREMEGLS; encoded by the coding sequence ATGAACCAAGCAGTCAGGGAAACGTGGAGCCCGGCCCTGGAGGCCGACCGGATGGTGCTCAAGGAACTGCGCGAGGCCGTGGGCGCGTGCATGCAGTGTGGCACCTGCACGGCATCGTGCCCCAACCGGCACGCCATGGACATCACCCCCCGGGCCATGTGGCGGATGATCCAGTTCGGCATGCTCGACGAGATACTGGCGAGCAGGACGTTCTGGATGTGCTCGGCCTGCTACATGTGCACGCTGCGCTGTCCGCGCGGCCTGAAGCTGACCTCGGCCATGGCCGCCCTGAAAAGGCTGGCCGGGATCGAGGGCGGCAGGAGTGCGCGGAAGAACCAGGCCTTCTACGCCGCCTTCATGGACGACGTGGAGGCCCACGGCCGGGTCCAGGAGACGAGCATGATGCAGCGGTACTTTCTCAAGGCCCGCGACCCCATGCTGCCGCTCTCCTATGTCCCGCTCGGGGTGCGCATGCTCGGCAAGGGCAAGGTGCGCATGCCGGGCCGGGGGCGGGGCGGGGTGCTCAGGCCCCTGTTCGCCAAGGCCCGTGAAATGGAGGGATTGTCATGA
- a CDS encoding CoB--CoM heterodisulfide reductase iron-sulfur subunit B family protein — MKYAYYPGCSLTESAREFDVSTRLVMERLGVELVEIPDWTCCGASAAEPVSKLMHYALPARNLAIVEQEMADQGVTDVLAPCSACYLNLLKVDREVVGDRSLHGRVNEVLAASGLHYRGGVRVRHLLDVLKNDVGARIVEQKITDGLQGMRIAPYYGCQILRPYPVFDEPGRPVSMEPFIQAMGGEVHQWDMANRCCGASLMMGHAEVAIRSVADILSDAAGADAIVTVCPLCQMNLEAYQAKARRAGGQGVPVLYLTQLMGLAMGLSDKDMQLSANLTMTPAVRRGIAARAWAEPAPEDGEETGLNA; from the coding sequence ATGAAGTACGCGTACTATCCCGGCTGTTCGCTGACCGAGAGCGCCCGCGAGTTCGACGTGTCCACCCGGCTGGTCATGGAGCGGCTGGGCGTTGAGCTGGTCGAAATTCCGGACTGGACCTGCTGCGGGGCGAGCGCGGCCGAGCCGGTAAGCAAGCTGATGCATTACGCCCTGCCCGCGCGCAACCTGGCCATCGTGGAACAGGAGATGGCGGACCAGGGCGTCACTGACGTGCTCGCGCCGTGCTCGGCCTGCTACCTCAACCTGCTCAAGGTCGACCGCGAGGTGGTCGGCGACCGGAGCCTGCACGGCCGGGTCAACGAGGTCCTGGCCGCTTCCGGGCTGCACTACCGGGGCGGGGTCAGGGTCCGCCACCTGCTCGACGTGCTCAAGAACGACGTGGGCGCCAGGATCGTGGAGCAGAAGATCACCGACGGGCTCCAGGGCATGCGGATCGCGCCGTATTACGGCTGCCAGATCCTGCGGCCCTATCCGGTCTTCGACGAGCCGGGCAGGCCGGTGTCCATGGAGCCGTTCATCCAGGCCATGGGCGGCGAGGTCCACCAGTGGGACATGGCCAACCGGTGCTGCGGGGCCTCGCTGATGATGGGACATGCCGAGGTGGCCATCCGGTCCGTGGCCGACATATTGAGCGATGCGGCCGGGGCCGACGCCATCGTCACGGTCTGCCCGCTGTGCCAGATGAACCTGGAGGCGTACCAAGCCAAGGCGCGCAGGGCGGGCGGCCAGGGCGTGCCCGTGCTCTACCTGACCCAGCTCATGGGGCTGGCCATGGGGCTGTCCGATAAGGACATGCAGCTTTCGGCCAACCTGACCATGACCCCGGCGGTCAGGCGGGGCATTGCAGCCAGGGCGTGGGCCGAGCCCGCGCCCGAAGACGGGGAGGAAACGGGTTTGAACGCATAA